A section of the Chryseobacterium ginsenosidimutans genome encodes:
- a CDS encoding T9SS type B sorting domain-containing protein — protein MKKQLYFILLFVFTFINISAQRDTEHWFAPFSSASLSSSAKQAVYLSTDSTTPFNVDIYNNNVIITTISISKGNPQYYYINTTDMIGSTATDLFTVGTKGLYLKGTKPFFATFRFTVPAHGEILTSKGKAGIGTKFYAVVAPITNASSGMNYTTGILATENNTNVTISGYSPTVVFTNGTTGTAMPSISITLDKGQSYIIEGRGNQPGNLKGFIGAKIVSDKPVSVTNGNFLGEYNIGTPLTGGDIVMDQSVPTDRLGKEFVLVKGYGNISSATEDALIVATENDTKIFVNDNPIEVATINEGQHYRVNEINNNNYINQGNDHYNMYIRTSKNAYVYQLLAGTATTSATIGFNYIPPINCLLPRKIDEIGMIQMLPQSPNTQVQNNIKLNILTEKGAAVTYSINGGAPITPTAAQGPYNVTGTLDWESYSLTGITGNVAIISNKAVTAGIAGGSGVVGYGGYFAGFTSVPVVSKTGDCVPGVVLEVGDSFESYQWFLGTAPIPGANSYTYTPMQPGNYTVKVGMGGCFATTPVFIVGSCYEQVTKSLVVCDAQKTIVPKFTNQNVSIVSGTLQIDIPPTKGTAAIDAATGNIIYTPNVGFVGNDVIIYHFCANPATGVGCEQVTMTLIVDPNPTVKNVSIRSCYIESKPDTASFNLETSGFTTQTGLIKKYYPTLADLSNGTNEISPASAYISSNKTVYVKVTNSNGCSSIAEITLVVIPPVKSTVLSDKIICIENKATLDAGPGFDGYQWNTGDTTQTINVGVGTYWVNLKTGECYTKQSVKVVQAVQPVISNLDIKNNTITVNVIGGTAPYKYSLDGINWQDSNFFENLPRGENNIYVKDFYNCEPIDVTVTVPNLINAITPNGDNRNDYIDYSELSYKKNLVFNIYDRYGNKVHEANQFNAYKWDGTMYGKKLPTATYWYEITWTEPNKVQTKIKYSGWVLVKNLD, from the coding sequence ATGAAAAAACAACTCTATTTTATCCTTTTATTTGTTTTTACATTCATTAATATTTCGGCACAAAGGGACACTGAACATTGGTTTGCCCCTTTTTCATCTGCCAGTTTATCATCAAGTGCAAAACAGGCTGTTTATCTTTCTACAGATTCCACAACACCATTCAATGTTGATATTTACAATAATAATGTGATTATTACGACTATATCTATAAGCAAAGGCAATCCGCAATACTATTATATCAATACCACAGACATGATTGGCTCTACCGCAACAGATCTTTTCACTGTGGGAACCAAAGGGCTTTATTTAAAAGGAACCAAGCCTTTCTTTGCCACATTCAGGTTTACAGTTCCTGCACATGGCGAAATTTTAACATCTAAAGGAAAAGCAGGTATCGGAACAAAATTTTATGCCGTGGTTGCGCCTATTACAAATGCCAGCTCAGGAATGAACTATACAACAGGAATCCTTGCAACAGAAAATAATACCAACGTTACCATTTCCGGATATTCACCAACCGTTGTATTTACGAATGGAACTACCGGAACTGCCATGCCAAGCATATCTATCACATTAGATAAAGGACAATCCTACATCATTGAAGGAAGAGGAAACCAGCCAGGAAATTTAAAAGGTTTTATAGGTGCTAAAATAGTTTCAGATAAACCAGTTTCTGTAACCAACGGAAATTTTTTGGGAGAATATAATATTGGTACCCCATTAACGGGTGGAGATATTGTTATGGATCAATCTGTACCTACAGACAGATTAGGAAAAGAATTTGTTTTGGTAAAAGGGTACGGAAATATTTCATCAGCAACTGAAGACGCTTTAATTGTAGCTACAGAAAATGATACTAAAATTTTTGTAAACGATAACCCTATCGAAGTTGCTACCATTAACGAAGGACAACATTACAGGGTAAATGAAATTAATAATAACAATTATATCAACCAGGGCAATGATCATTACAACATGTATATAAGAACATCTAAAAATGCCTATGTTTATCAGCTTCTTGCAGGTACAGCAACTACAAGTGCAACGATTGGTTTTAATTATATACCCCCTATTAATTGTCTTTTACCAAGAAAGATTGACGAAATAGGAATGATCCAGATGCTTCCTCAGTCTCCAAATACCCAGGTTCAAAATAATATTAAACTAAATATTCTAACGGAAAAAGGTGCCGCTGTTACTTATAGTATTAATGGTGGAGCACCCATAACACCAACGGCAGCTCAGGGACCATACAACGTGACAGGAACATTAGACTGGGAATCTTACTCTCTTACAGGAATTACAGGAAATGTTGCAATTATTTCCAATAAAGCTGTTACCGCAGGAATAGCAGGAGGTAGTGGTGTAGTTGGATACGGCGGATATTTTGCAGGATTCACTTCTGTTCCGGTAGTCTCTAAAACGGGAGACTGTGTTCCAGGCGTTGTTTTGGAAGTGGGTGACAGCTTTGAATCTTACCAGTGGTTTTTAGGTACAGCTCCGATTCCGGGGGCTAATTCCTACACCTATACTCCGATGCAGCCAGGAAATTACACTGTAAAAGTAGGAATGGGAGGATGCTTTGCAACCACTCCTGTTTTCATTGTTGGATCTTGTTACGAGCAGGTTACAAAAAGTTTAGTAGTATGTGATGCTCAAAAAACAATAGTCCCTAAATTCACGAATCAAAATGTTTCAATTGTTTCAGGAACATTACAAATTGATATTCCTCCGACTAAAGGTACAGCAGCAATTGATGCTGCAACGGGAAATATTATCTATACTCCAAATGTAGGATTTGTTGGTAATGACGTCATTATCTATCATTTCTGTGCCAATCCGGCAACGGGAGTTGGTTGTGAGCAGGTAACAATGACTTTAATTGTAGACCCTAATCCTACCGTAAAAAATGTAAGCATAAGATCCTGCTATATTGAAAGTAAACCAGATACTGCATCATTCAATCTTGAAACATCAGGATTCACAACGCAAACAGGTCTTATCAAAAAATATTATCCTACCCTTGCTGATCTTTCCAACGGAACAAATGAAATTTCACCTGCTTCGGCTTATATTTCATCAAATAAAACAGTGTATGTAAAAGTGACAAATTCAAATGGATGCTCAAGTATAGCAGAAATTACGTTGGTCGTTATTCCACCCGTAAAATCTACAGTATTAAGTGATAAAATTATATGTATTGAAAATAAAGCAACATTAGATGCCGGACCGGGATTTGACGGATATCAATGGAACACGGGAGATACAACGCAGACCATCAATGTCGGTGTTGGAACTTATTGGGTAAATTTAAAAACCGGAGAATGCTATACAAAACAGAGTGTAAAAGTAGTTCAGGCCGTACAACCTGTAATTTCAAATCTTGATATTAAAAATAATACCATTACCGTAAATGTAATTGGAGGAACAGCTCCTTATAAATATTCTTTGGATGGTATAAACTGGCAGGATTCAAACTTTTTTGAAAATCTTCCAAGAGGTGAAAACAACATCTATGTTAAAGATTTTTATAACTGTGAACCTATCGACGTTACTGTTACCGTTCCAAATCTGATTAATGCAATTACCCCGAACGGTGATAACAGAAATGATTATATCGATTATTCAGAATTATCTTATAAGAAAAACTTGGTATTCAATATTTATGACAGATACGGAAACAAAGTGCACGAAGCTAATCAGTTCAACGCCTATAAATGGGACGGAACCATGTATGGCAAAAAACTTCCTACTGCAACATACTGGTATGAAATAACTTGGACGGAACCCAATAAAGTTCAGACTAAAATAAAATATTCAGGCTGGGTTCTTGTAAAAAATCTTGACTGA
- a CDS encoding T9SS type B sorting domain-containing protein, with translation MKRFLLSLVLVFFTINTVSAQRDTDHWFAPMAATSTVFSSFYQGLYFSTDSITPFDVTIYTNNALGNSVVIGTVTIKKGDPKVFEFPTTPTPPVGVNMSSIMVTTAAADKFIPVNKGIYTHGDKPYFVNYRFGVTSHGEILTSKGKAGIGKLFRAVVSPITNLTGGSLFNFTTGIMATENNTIVTVSGYSPTVQFSNGTTGTTNPTLTVTLNKGQSYIIEGPGTNGGNPTGFIGAKIESDKPISVTNGNFNGQFAVIPPSSFFDGSDIIMDQSVPVDRLGNEFILVKGNGDISKGMEDALVVATEDNTEVYVNNETTPIFTLNAGQGKRVCSPDNIVFTNKYIDQGSGHYNMRVKTSKNAYVYQLLAGISTSNATVGFNYIPPLNCFLPRKIDEIAMVNILPPTNNNVKLNILTEAGANITVNGSPLPVAQGPYPVSGTTAWVSYSVPNASGNITVTSTKAVTAGIAGGSGAVGYGGYFAGFSSIPVISKKSGECVPGIILEVDDSFEGYQWFLNGVAITGATQNTYTPTQAGNYTVKVSMGTCPPITTPIYKVFSCTTNTTTALNACSTKVITPAFSFTTSQTPVASTVTILTYPTHGTATLNASTGQITYIPNTGYLGPDTIVYQFCGNAAEFIDCEHVTLNLNVVPFILTDTTIKACQYNGKGFFDLTTAVVTSYNPITKKFYPTLADLNAGSNLITNPTNYLSAAGFVYVKVTTNEGCVGTAKITLDFLPSPVVTEATLSECFLENNETKASFNLTIADVSPETPITKKYYPTFVDASNGTNEILPPLPTAYISGEGSVYIRVFNSNQCYAIAKVNLKVIPPKRSPLLVDKIICIDSRTNLDAGPGYQSYEWSTGATTQVLEGVSVGDYWVILEDNGCFVKQPVSVKKAQDPVITEIEISNNTVTVHVTGGKAPYQYAVDSPTNWQDSNIFTGLTRGQHTFYVKDSYNCTPISVEVTVPNLLNAITPNGDNKNDFIDYSELAYKDNLSFVIYDRYGNKIFTGDKFNNYKWDGKHYDKKLVTGTYWYHINWNEPNKDKTPIKYTGWILVKNIN, from the coding sequence ATGAAAAGATTTCTACTCAGTCTAGTATTAGTTTTTTTTACGATTAATACCGTCTCTGCACAAAGAGACACAGATCACTGGTTTGCGCCCATGGCAGCAACATCAACAGTATTTTCATCCTTTTATCAAGGTTTATACTTTTCTACTGATTCTATAACGCCATTTGACGTAACGATCTATACCAATAACGCTTTGGGAAACAGTGTTGTTATTGGTACTGTTACAATCAAAAAAGGAGATCCAAAGGTTTTTGAATTTCCAACGACACCTACTCCTCCTGTGGGGGTCAATATGTCTTCAATAATGGTAACCACTGCAGCTGCAGACAAATTCATACCGGTAAATAAAGGTATTTATACACATGGTGATAAACCGTATTTTGTTAATTACAGATTTGGAGTTACCAGTCATGGTGAAATTCTGACATCCAAAGGTAAAGCAGGTATTGGTAAACTATTTCGTGCAGTAGTTTCACCTATAACCAATTTAACAGGAGGTTCACTATTTAACTTTACAACAGGGATTATGGCTACCGAAAACAATACTATAGTTACGGTTTCAGGCTATAGCCCTACAGTTCAGTTCTCTAATGGAACTACTGGGACGACTAATCCTACTCTTACAGTAACTCTGAATAAAGGGCAATCATATATTATTGAAGGCCCTGGTACAAACGGTGGAAACCCTACAGGTTTTATTGGAGCTAAAATAGAGTCTGATAAACCAATCTCTGTAACCAACGGAAACTTTAATGGACAATTTGCAGTTATTCCGCCATCTTCTTTTTTTGACGGCTCAGATATCATTATGGATCAATCTGTGCCAGTTGACAGATTAGGAAATGAATTCATTCTTGTAAAAGGAAACGGTGACATTTCTAAAGGCATGGAAGATGCTCTTGTAGTAGCTACTGAAGATAACACGGAAGTATATGTAAACAACGAAACTACACCTATTTTCACCCTTAATGCAGGACAAGGAAAACGTGTTTGTTCACCGGATAACATAGTTTTTACTAATAAATATATTGATCAGGGTAGCGGGCATTACAATATGCGCGTGAAAACTTCTAAAAATGCATATGTTTATCAGCTTTTAGCGGGGATTAGTACAAGTAACGCGACAGTAGGATTTAATTATATTCCACCTTTGAACTGTTTCTTACCTAGAAAAATTGATGAAATTGCAATGGTGAATATTTTACCTCCCACCAACAATAATGTTAAACTTAATATTCTTACTGAAGCTGGAGCAAACATTACGGTAAACGGAAGCCCTTTACCTGTCGCTCAAGGGCCATATCCGGTATCAGGAACTACGGCATGGGTATCCTACTCTGTTCCGAATGCCAGTGGTAATATTACAGTAACCTCAACTAAAGCTGTTACAGCAGGTATTGCAGGAGGTAGTGGTGCCGTAGGTTATGGTGGATATTTTGCAGGATTTTCCTCAATTCCGGTTATTTCAAAAAAATCAGGAGAATGTGTACCGGGAATTATATTGGAAGTAGATGACAGTTTTGAAGGCTATCAATGGTTTCTAAACGGTGTAGCAATAACTGGTGCTACTCAAAACACTTACACTCCAACACAGGCAGGAAATTACACTGTAAAAGTATCAATGGGAACATGCCCACCAATTACGACTCCGATCTACAAGGTGTTTTCATGTACAACAAATACAACAACAGCATTAAATGCATGTTCTACAAAGGTAATCACTCCGGCATTCTCATTCACAACATCACAGACTCCGGTAGCAAGTACAGTAACAATACTTACTTATCCTACCCACGGAACTGCTACACTGAATGCCTCAACAGGACAGATTACTTATATTCCAAATACAGGTTATTTAGGTCCTGACACCATTGTATATCAGTTCTGTGGTAATGCAGCCGAGTTTATTGATTGTGAGCACGTAACTTTAAACTTAAATGTTGTTCCTTTCATTTTAACGGATACGACCATCAAAGCATGTCAATACAACGGAAAAGGCTTTTTCGATCTTACTACAGCGGTAGTTACTTCTTATAATCCTATAACAAAGAAATTCTATCCTACTTTAGCAGATCTTAATGCAGGATCCAATCTGATTACAAATCCTACTAATTATCTTTCTGCAGCAGGATTCGTTTATGTAAAAGTAACCACAAACGAAGGATGTGTAGGAACAGCTAAAATCACTTTAGATTTCCTTCCTAGCCCCGTTGTAACTGAGGCTACTTTAAGCGAATGTTTCTTGGAAAACAATGAAACAAAAGCTTCATTTAATTTAACGATTGCTGATGTTTCTCCGGAAACTCCTATTACTAAAAAGTACTATCCTACGTTTGTTGATGCAAGCAATGGAACAAATGAAATACTGCCCCCTCTACCTACAGCTTATATTTCAGGAGAAGGATCGGTTTATATAAGAGTTTTCAACAGCAACCAGTGTTATGCTATTGCAAAAGTGAACTTAAAAGTAATACCTCCGAAAAGATCTCCTTTACTTGTAGATAAAATAATCTGTATAGACAGCAGAACAAACCTTGACGCAGGACCTGGATACCAATCATATGAATGGAGTACAGGTGCTACAACACAGGTATTGGAAGGTGTTTCTGTAGGTGATTATTGGGTAATCCTTGAAGATAACGGATGTTTTGTTAAACAACCTGTAAGTGTTAAAAAAGCTCAGGATCCTGTTATTACAGAAATTGAAATTTCTAACAATACAGTAACGGTTCATGTGACAGGAGGCAAGGCGCCTTACCAATATGCAGTAGATTCTCCTACAAATTGGCAGGATTCTAATATATTCACAGGACTTACAAGAGGTCAGCATACATTCTATGTAAAAGATTCTTATAACTGTACACCTATTTCTGTAGAGGTTACTGTACCTAACTTACTGAATGCCATTACTCCAAACGGTGACAACAAGAACGACTTTATTGATTATAGTGAATTGGCTTACAAGGACAACCTTAGCTTTGTGATCTATGACAGATATGGAAACAAAATATTCACAGGTGATAAATTCAATAACTACAAATGGGACGGCAAGCATTACGACAAGAAGCTTGTTACCGGAACATATTGGTATCATATCAACTGGAATGAACCAAATAAAGACAAAACTCCAATAAAATACACAGGTTGGATTTTAGTCAAAAACATAAACTAA
- a CDS encoding T9SS type B sorting domain-containing protein, which yields MKKLLITICTFLCLLFNAQLDTDHWFAPMASKAGNIGLQGYLYLSTNETTPFNVQIFNNNTLYTTVQVSKGSPAEVVIPNYFLITVDQSDLFTPNSMGMYVKGSKKFFANYRFSLQNHAEIITSKGLAGLGTTFYAGMAPLTGVAYYVNSTIGVTATEDNTSVVVSGYNPNVVFSDGSSSPTKTFTLNKGQSYVMDASSTDSGYNLDGLVGAKIEATKPISVTNGNFNGIYTNLNFTNNDVLMDQAVPVDRLGKDFVVVKGNGSVSSEMETALIIATENNTQFTINGTSSGITLNAGQYYIVQSSNYINQGSGNYNMGISSNKNIYVYQFLAGVAGGNEYPTGGMNFIPPLSCFMPNKIDEIGFINRIGSQTYNTRLNIITQTGATVTLNGNPIATANGPYPVTGNPNWVTYSVPNVTGTITVNSTKSVTAGIAAGSGAVGYGGYFAGFSSIPVISKTGDCYLGILLQVDNTYDAYQWYLNGNLISGATSYSINPGLYGAGTYTCLITKNNCESKLTTGYNYTMCPPITTTTYNIGSCNTKIISPAFTTATQTIVPSNTNVILAPTSGTATVNPTTGQITYTPNPGLTADATDSFIYYVEGNGSPADFEYFKIIINIDLLQTTNASLASCADTNGNGTFNLTSVNVTPDSGTTVQYFTNSALTGTPIVTPAAYNGPAGTIYANVTSQYGCTKASQIVLTTTPLPNINTSNFNATLCDDNFDGIVNVNFLNITPLIVTNSASFNIRYYLLQTDANAGNINNLPANWTYTANTTVYVRVDALSGNCPAAFGQINFKIGNRIALLTGTATTDVCDNDLSGSESVNLNDYKNLFTTNAGVSLTFHSTLANAQAGTNAISSIQTITAISTFYIRFTSATECPNTGVLTITLKTPKKSDRLEDKIVCPNEKAILDAGTGFTSYLWSTGATTQTINVGVGSYYVDLGLNGCIYRQTVNVTTAQSPTITKIEVSGYNATVSVSGGTPPYQYSLNGIDYQSSNVFTGLSRGMHMAYVLGADGCSPVIKEFLVLNLINAITPNGDGLNDVLNYSDLRIKQDVSIEVADRYGVTVYKSTNKDYVWDGKVNGRPLSTGTYWYLLRWVEPDTKLPVSYSGWILIKNRE from the coding sequence ATGAAAAAACTTCTAATAACCATTTGTACTTTTCTTTGTTTATTATTCAATGCACAACTTGATACGGATCATTGGTTTGCACCGATGGCATCAAAAGCGGGAAATATTGGTCTTCAGGGATATTTATATCTGTCTACAAACGAAACGACACCATTCAATGTACAGATTTTTAATAATAACACATTATATACAACGGTACAGGTGAGCAAAGGAAGTCCCGCAGAAGTAGTCATTCCTAATTATTTTTTGATTACTGTCGATCAATCTGATCTTTTTACTCCAAATTCGATGGGGATGTACGTAAAGGGATCAAAAAAATTCTTTGCAAATTATCGTTTTTCACTTCAAAATCATGCAGAAATTATTACCTCTAAAGGTTTAGCAGGTCTTGGAACCACATTTTATGCAGGAATGGCACCTTTAACAGGTGTGGCATATTATGTAAACTCAACTATAGGAGTTACTGCAACAGAAGACAATACTTCAGTTGTTGTTTCGGGATATAACCCGAATGTAGTTTTCTCAGATGGAAGCTCTTCACCTACAAAAACTTTTACTTTAAATAAAGGACAATCTTACGTCATGGATGCCTCAAGCACCGATTCCGGTTATAATCTTGACGGACTAGTCGGAGCAAAAATCGAGGCTACAAAACCAATTTCTGTTACGAATGGAAACTTTAATGGCATTTATACGAATTTAAATTTCACTAATAATGATGTCCTGATGGATCAGGCTGTTCCTGTTGACAGATTGGGAAAAGATTTTGTGGTTGTAAAAGGTAACGGCTCTGTGTCTTCCGAAATGGAAACTGCTTTGATAATTGCAACAGAAAACAACACACAATTCACTATTAACGGAACAAGTTCTGGAATTACATTGAATGCAGGACAATATTACATCGTTCAAAGTAGTAATTATATAAATCAGGGAAGTGGAAATTATAACATGGGAATTTCTTCAAACAAAAACATCTATGTATATCAGTTTTTGGCAGGAGTTGCCGGTGGGAACGAATATCCAACCGGCGGAATGAATTTCATCCCTCCGTTGAGCTGTTTTATGCCAAATAAAATTGACGAAATCGGATTTATTAACAGAATCGGAAGTCAGACTTACAATACAAGATTAAATATCATTACACAAACAGGAGCAACCGTTACATTAAACGGAAACCCAATCGCAACAGCTAACGGCCCTTACCCCGTAACAGGAAATCCAAACTGGGTAACCTATTCTGTTCCGAATGTTACAGGGACGATTACTGTAAATTCTACAAAATCTGTAACAGCTGGAATTGCTGCCGGAAGCGGTGCTGTTGGATATGGAGGGTATTTCGCAGGGTTTTCTTCAATTCCTGTGATCTCAAAAACCGGAGACTGTTATTTGGGAATTTTATTGCAGGTGGATAATACTTATGATGCTTATCAATGGTATCTTAACGGAAATCTTATTTCTGGAGCTACTTCATATTCTATTAATCCTGGACTGTATGGCGCAGGAACTTACACCTGTTTAATCACAAAAAACAATTGCGAATCAAAGCTTACAACAGGTTACAATTATACAATGTGTCCACCGATTACGACAACAACTTATAATATAGGATCGTGTAACACCAAGATAATTTCTCCAGCTTTCACGACTGCTACACAGACAATTGTACCTTCAAATACAAATGTTATTCTGGCTCCAACTTCAGGAACTGCAACGGTAAATCCTACGACGGGGCAAATTACCTACACACCGAATCCTGGACTTACAGCCGATGCAACAGATTCATTTATATATTACGTTGAAGGGAATGGAAGTCCTGCCGATTTTGAATATTTTAAAATCATCATTAATATCGATTTACTGCAAACTACTAATGCATCTTTAGCGTCTTGTGCTGATACAAACGGAAACGGAACTTTTAACCTTACTTCAGTGAATGTTACGCCAGATTCCGGGACTACGGTTCAATATTTTACGAATTCTGCCTTAACAGGAACTCCAATTGTGACTCCCGCGGCTTACAATGGACCAGCGGGAACAATTTATGCCAATGTTACTTCTCAATACGGATGTACAAAAGCATCCCAAATTGTTTTAACGACTACTCCACTTCCTAATATTAATACAAGTAATTTTAATGCAACACTTTGTGATGATAATTTCGATGGAATTGTAAATGTTAACTTTTTAAACATTACGCCTCTTATTGTAACAAATTCGGCCAGTTTTAATATAAGATATTATCTGCTTCAAACAGATGCTAATGCAGGAAACATTAATAATTTACCTGCAAACTGGACTTATACAGCCAATACAACTGTATATGTGAGAGTAGATGCACTTTCCGGAAACTGTCCTGCGGCTTTTGGTCAGATTAATTTCAAGATAGGAAACCGAATTGCACTACTTACCGGAACAGCAACCACAGATGTCTGCGATAATGACCTCAGCGGCTCTGAAAGCGTGAATCTTAACGATTATAAAAACTTATTTACAACAAATGCAGGAGTTTCTTTAACCTTTCATTCCACTTTGGCAAATGCTCAGGCAGGAACGAATGCAATTTCTTCAATTCAGACTATTACTGCTATAAGTACATTTTATATTAGGTTTACGAGCGCGACCGAATGCCCGAATACAGGAGTTTTAACGATAACTTTAAAAACACCTAAAAAATCTGACAGACTAGAAGACAAAATTGTCTGTCCAAATGAAAAGGCAATTTTAGATGCAGGAACCGGATTTACTTCATATTTATGGAGCACAGGAGCAACCACTCAAACGATAAATGTAGGTGTTGGGAGCTATTACGTTGACTTAGGACTTAATGGCTGTATCTACCGCCAAACCGTGAACGTGACAACAGCTCAATCTCCAACCATTACAAAAATTGAAGTTTCAGGCTACAATGCTACCGTTTCCGTTTCCGGAGGAACACCTCCTTATCAATATTCATTGAACGGGATTGATTATCAATCTTCTAACGTCTTTACAGGATTATCAAGAGGAATGCACATGGCCTATGTTTTGGGAGCAGACGGATGTTCACCTGTAATTAAAGAATTTTTAGTTCTTAATCTTATTAACGCTATCACCCCGAATGGAGACGGCCTTAATGATGTATTAAATTATTCTGATCTGAGAATCAAGCAGGATGTTTCAATAGAAGTTGCAGACCGTTACGGAGTAACCGTTTATAAATCTACAAATAAAGACTACGTTTGGGACGGCAAGGTAAACGGAAGACCATTATCTACGGGAACTTACTGGTACTTATTAAGATGGGTTGAGCCTGACACCAAATTACCAGTTTCATATTCAGGTTGGATATTGATTAAGAATCGAGAATGA
- the tsf gene encoding translation elongation factor Ts: protein MSYTPAAADVAKLRNQTGAGMMDCKKALVEAEGDFEKAVDILRKKGQKVAANRADRDSSEGAVIARVNEDNTLGTIISLNCETDFVAKNEAFIELAYELAEMAIFAATKEELLATDFHGLTVAEKLIEQTGVIGEKIEIGAFERITGPFLGAYIHAGNKIAAITSLSAKVDGSDEAAKSVSMQVAAMNPIALDENAVSQETIDKELEIERHKLTEEGKPANIIDNILKGKMQRFYKDNTLVHQDFIKDNSISVADYVKSVNGDLKVTGFVRVSL, encoded by the coding sequence ATGTCTTATACACCAGCTGCTGCAGACGTAGCAAAATTAAGAAACCAAACAGGTGCAGGTATGATGGACTGCAAAAAAGCTTTAGTTGAAGCTGAAGGAGATTTCGAAAAAGCGGTAGATATCCTTAGAAAAAAAGGACAAAAAGTTGCTGCTAACAGAGCTGACAGAGATTCTTCTGAAGGAGCTGTAATCGCAAGAGTAAACGAAGACAACACGTTAGGTACGATCATCTCTTTAAATTGTGAGACTGATTTCGTTGCTAAAAATGAAGCGTTCATCGAGCTTGCTTACGAATTGGCTGAAATGGCTATTTTCGCTGCTACTAAAGAAGAACTATTAGCTACAGATTTCCACGGACTTACTGTTGCTGAAAAATTAATCGAGCAAACAGGTGTTATCGGTGAAAAAATCGAGATCGGAGCATTCGAAAGAATTACAGGACCTTTCTTGGGAGCTTACATCCACGCTGGAAACAAAATCGCTGCAATTACTTCTCTTTCTGCTAAAGTAGACGGATCTGACGAAGCTGCTAAGTCTGTTTCTATGCAGGTTGCTGCCATGAACCCAATCGCTCTTGATGAGAATGCTGTTTCTCAAGAAACTATCGATAAAGAATTAGAAATCGAAAGACATAAACTTACTGAAGAAGGTAAGCCTGCAAACATTATCGACAACATCTTGAAAGGTAAAATGCAGAGATTCTACAAAGACAATACTTTGGTACACCAGGATTTCATTAAAGACAACAGCATATCTGTTGCTGACTATGTAAAATCTGTAAACGGAGACCTAAAAGTAACAGGATTTGTAAGAGTAAGCTTATAG
- a CDS encoding DUF6759 domain-containing protein → MKKLFLLIFLCIFSLGFSQKKKKTKTKAIVEKETTIIYTESDAETSKETRVIAGFLKQNPGHARAEFFKRRLIEIIMAGNSPEAKPTIKALSEDKIKQMVLDNNSLNNSKTIAANVGASTPERTVNYASMGGTSSKKSGASDQNKKTASMLTHLFNNDPMDKEAYINIKNRSKCNLIVKINGKKYYNLDVPANGQNFLLVEKGEYILTTMVCDAKYSSLKKINKDIEIELNLRDD, encoded by the coding sequence ATGAAAAAACTATTTCTCCTCATATTTTTATGTATTTTCTCTCTTGGTTTTTCGCAAAAAAAGAAAAAAACCAAAACCAAAGCTATCGTAGAAAAGGAAACTACGATTATTTATACGGAAAGTGATGCTGAAACTTCAAAAGAAACGAGAGTCATTGCTGGTTTCCTGAAGCAGAATCCTGGGCATGCAAGAGCAGAATTTTTTAAAAGAAGACTGATTGAGATTATTATGGCGGGTAATTCTCCGGAAGCAAAACCTACGATAAAGGCATTAAGTGAAGATAAGATCAAACAAATGGTTTTAGATAATAACAGTCTTAATAATTCTAAAACAATTGCAGCAAATGTAGGGGCGTCCACTCCTGAAAGAACGGTGAATTATGCGAGCATGGGAGGAACTTCCAGTAAAAAATCGGGCGCAAGCGATCAAAATAAAAAAACAGCGTCAATGCTGACCCATCTTTTTAATAACGATCCGATGGATAAGGAAGCTTATATTAATATTAAGAACAGATCAAAATGTAATCTGATTGTAAAAATCAACGGTAAAAAATATTATAACCTTGATGTTCCTGCCAACGGACAAAATTTTTTGCTAGTAGAAAAGGGAGAATATATTTTGACAACAATGGTTTGTGATGCAAAATATTCTTCATTAAAGAAAATCAATAAGGATATCGAAATTGAATTGAATCTGAGGGATGATTAA